GCATGCGGTTACCAACCATATCGGCATGGCTGCGCTAAAAGCTGCCGGCGCCATTCCGGTTGATGCCAGAGTCGTTGTAGACGGTCCTCGCCTCGTAACCGGAGGAGGCGTAACTTCAGGGCTTGACGTAGCCTTTTATTTGGTTGAGCGCGAGCTGGGGCCGCAAATCGCGCATGCCGTGGAAAAGTTGTTCGAGTACGAACGAAGAGGAACAGTTTGGCGGGCGGAAGGCGCTGCGCCGATCGACTTTAAGCCGAATCCGCAAGCATCCGAAGAAAAGCAACCGGCCGCCGGATCTGCAAGATCCGCTGAATAGCCAGGAATCGAACAAGCCCATCCTTCCATACGGGGATGGGCTTTCGAAGCTTTTTCGGCATAGTCCCGACAGTTATTGTCCCCGCAGATCATTGACTTTCACACTAATGTCAACCTTTATAATAAGGCCGAACCCATAACGAAAGGAGACTTTTCTTTGGAGAAAAATGAAGCAGGAGAAGGTTTTGTTAAGACTGGGGATGACATGTTGAGTGAGGATCATATGCCGGTGTCGGTCATAGGACTTGGTCCGATGGGACAGGCATTGGCCGGAGCGTTCCTCCGGGCGGGGCATCCGACAACATTATGGAACCGATCGGCACATAAAGCCGAAGCTCTCGTCGGGAACGGAGCGGTTCTGATGAGTACTATCGCTCAGGCAGTCGCGGCCAGCCCGGTGATCGTCGTCTGTGTATCGGACTATAACGTTGTAAGAGCGATCCTCGATCCCTCGAAAAAGGAGGTGAGCGGACGAATTTTGGTAAACCTGACAACCGGTTCTCCTTCTCAATCCCGCCAGATGGCCGCTTGGGCTTCCCGGAATGGAATCGAATATATCGACGGGGTGATTATGACCCCGCCGACCGCCATCGGAACTTCGGCATCCGCCATCTTGTACAGCGGGCCGGAACCTGTTTTTATGGCTGTACAACCAACCTTGCAAAGTTTGGGCGGTGCTGCTACTTATCTGGGAGCGGATCCCGGCCGGGCTGCAGCACATGATGTCGCCTTGTTGGATTTCTTCTGGTCGTCCCTGGGCGGCTACTTACATGCTCTCGCTCTTGCCGGCGCCGAAAATATTGCTGCCCAGGATTTTGCCGTTTTTGCCCGGGTTATGGTAGAGACCTTGCCGGAACTCATCAGCGAAATAGCGGATCATGTGGACAAAAGGCAATATCCGGGCGACATGTCCAATATTGCCTCGGCCGTCGCAAGCATAGAACATATTATCGATACAGCTGAAAGCCATCATATCGACGTCAGCGTTCTTAAGGCCGTAAAGGCCACGGCCCAGCGTGCCATCGACAAGGGCTATGGAACTGATGCCGTCTCGCGCATAACCGAGCTGCTGAGGGATCCGACAGCTTAGCATATGATGAACCCCGGTTCTAAGGACCGGGGTTCACTTTATTTTGCTCGAGGCTGTCTCATCATTTCCACCATTTGCACAATGTGATCGTCCAATCGGCGCTTTACATCTTCCAA
The window above is part of the Paenibacillus hamazuiensis genome. Proteins encoded here:
- a CDS encoding NAD(P)-dependent oxidoreductase translates to MEKNEAGEGFVKTGDDMLSEDHMPVSVIGLGPMGQALAGAFLRAGHPTTLWNRSAHKAEALVGNGAVLMSTIAQAVAASPVIVVCVSDYNVVRAILDPSKKEVSGRILVNLTTGSPSQSRQMAAWASRNGIEYIDGVIMTPPTAIGTSASAILYSGPEPVFMAVQPTLQSLGGAATYLGADPGRAAAHDVALLDFFWSSLGGYLHALALAGAENIAAQDFAVFARVMVETLPELISEIADHVDKRQYPGDMSNIASAVASIEHIIDTAESHHIDVSVLKAVKATAQRAIDKGYGTDAVSRITELLRDPTA